In Pirellulales bacterium, one genomic interval encodes:
- a CDS encoding CHAT domain-containing protein, which translates to EQKVPVPLAPPSLLLVGDVDYGGDPGVLLASDRGGRAVRDGESKWIPLPGTRGEIDAIRDSFEQRISDGKIKQLRQRQATSEAVREAAPSYRYLHFATHGFFADPKIRSALAPSDKPESNMDRGAMLQQATGEHPGLLSGIVLTGANQSPVEGKGDGILTALEVGELDLSGVDLATLSACESGLGKTAGGEGVLGLQRAFQTAGARTTVTSLWKIPDDATRSLMIDFYENLWTKKMSKIEALRQAQLALMRKGVDTRAGAKRGLEFKADQPPDADHRLPPYYWAAFVLSGDWR; encoded by the coding sequence GAGCAAAAGGTGCCTGTCCCCCTCGCGCCGCCTTCGCTGCTATTGGTCGGCGACGTTGACTACGGCGGCGATCCCGGCGTGCTGCTCGCCAGCGATCGGGGCGGGCGAGCCGTTCGCGACGGCGAGTCAAAATGGATTCCCTTGCCCGGCACGCGAGGCGAGATCGACGCCATCCGCGACTCTTTCGAGCAGAGAATTTCCGATGGGAAAATCAAGCAATTGCGCCAGCGGCAGGCGACGTCCGAAGCAGTGCGCGAAGCGGCCCCCAGCTACCGCTATTTGCATTTCGCCACGCATGGGTTCTTCGCCGATCCGAAAATCCGATCGGCCCTGGCGCCGTCGGACAAGCCGGAGTCGAACATGGATCGCGGCGCTATGTTGCAGCAGGCGACCGGCGAGCACCCCGGCCTCTTATCCGGCATCGTGCTGACCGGCGCGAACCAGTCGCCCGTCGAAGGCAAGGGGGACGGCATTCTCACGGCCTTGGAAGTGGGTGAACTTGATCTCTCGGGCGTCGACCTGGCGACACTGTCGGCTTGCGAATCGGGCTTGGGAAAAACAGCCGGCGGCGAAGGCGTGCTGGGCTTGCAGCGAGCGTTTCAAACCGCCGGTGCGCGGACGACCGTGACGTCGCTGTGGAAGATTCCCGACGATGCGACGCGGAGCTTGATGATCGACTTCTACGAGAATCTGTGGACGAAAAAGATGTCGAAGATCGAAGCTCTGCGCCAGGCGCAGCTCGCGCTCATGCGAAAAGGGGTCGACACGCGAGCAGGAGCCAAGCGCGGACTAGAATTCAAAGCGGACCAGCCGCCCGACGCCGACCATCGTCTGCCGCCTTATTATTGGGCCGCTTTCGTCCTGAGCGGCGATTGGCGCTGA